Genomic window (Mustela erminea isolate mMusErm1 chromosome X, mMusErm1.Pri, whole genome shotgun sequence):
AGGCAAACCAAAGGGTGGGGAGAGTGGAGGGGAAAACTTTGCGGTTATTTGAAAAACCAACCACACCCTCCACTACTGGAGTTTTGGCTTTTGGAAAGAAACACTAGCAACTTTTTGCATTCTGCTCAGCCACATCTCCTCCCTTCAGGTGCACAGAGAGCCATCTACTTGCTTTAAAAGAGGACAggagggaaaagtaaaaacaCGGGGAAGGAAAAAGTCATAGCTTTAATACTGGAAAATAATATCCTGGCCACAAAGGAGAAGATGGGTACAGAGGTAAGTGGATATATGGCTCTGACAGTGGAAAGTGAGAAATTGCCTAacagtttcattttctctatGAAGTAGGAGGTAAGGTCAACTGTTGAAAACAGGGAGGCGGGTGCAGAGAGGGTTGTCAGAGGTCTGGGGAGAGCAGAGCGGGTTTGAAATTGTCAtaatggagggcgcctgggtggctcagtgggttaagccgctgccttcggctcaggtcgtgatttcagggtcctgggatcgagtcctacattgggctctctgctcagcagggggcctgcttcctcctctctctctctctctctctctgcctgcctctatgcctacttgtgatctctctctgtcaaataaataaataaaatcttttaaaaaaattggaaaaaaataaaaagaaattgtcatAATGGAACCCCAGACCAGGAATTGACAGGAAAAGTATAGGATTTCAGGGGCCATTTGAGGTGGATGATGATAACTTTATCTGTCCTGAGGGGAAACTTCCTGCAACAGTGTTTGCAGGCAGGGAGAAACCCCAAAGCAGGGTTTAACAGGGGGATGTTGCCAAACGACTACTAAGAAGACAGAAAGCCAGGGAATTTAGGTTATTGGCTGTTACTAAAATAATGATCTGGGGTCCTTTAgccaaatatgaaaaattaagaaaaagtggAGGAAGTGGTCAATGAGGTTGGAGAATGGAGAGGATTTGAACAAATGGCTGAAAGGCCAGGGAATTGTGGACAGAAGGCAGGAGGCTGCAGCGAGTGCTTTCAGGGATGGGGTAGTTTCTGTGATGAAAAAGACCAGAGATCTTTGGGGAGATGTTCTCACTTTTCCCATTTGAACACCTTCCCCTGGTGGAGATGAGTAGGTTTGCTTTCTAGCTTTTGATAACCTTACAACACCTTCTTCCAAGGGGCTGTTCATTATCCTGCTGAAACAGCAACAATTatcctttttcattctcttttgggTTTCAGGAACTTTACGCTTAATCTGCCTCTATGACTTCCTGTCACTTTTTCATCCATCCTCGAGGACAGATCGCTGCTTATGGGTACTTTTCTTTAAACACTGAGCTCCTGAGAAAGTCCACCATCCTACCACTCCAGTTCTATAAATGTCTCTCTGCTCACGTGTCAGAACAGGCGAGGTTATGCGGTGGTGACAAATGACAGCCCCCCTCCAAATCTCACAACGACAAGAGGTACGGAGGTGCTAAaaattatctgcattttacaaaCGAGTGAAGGGATCTTCACGGTGTCTAGAAATGCGCATAGCCCTCAGCGGGCAAAGACCCTGAAGAACACAACACTTAAAAGTTCGCAAAAGCTGCGTCTTAACGACTAATGGCCCTGCGGGAACGCTTTAGCTCTTCCCATCCCTCCGGTCCACCGCTCAAGTGTGCGATTGCGTTATCTTTGTCTTAGCGGAGGAGTTCTCCATCCAGAGCTCAGCAACACCCACCCCGGGGCTGATGGGGGCGCTGGATGTGGATAGAGGCCAGGAGCCCCGCTCTCAATAGTATGGAGGCGAGTCGGCCAACGACAGAGATGACCGGGCAGGGGACATAAAAACCGGAGAGGCGGTGGAGTTCTCCGGGTGGGGTCCGTGTCCAGTCCCTGGGTACATTCCGTCCACAGGAGCCCCTCCCTTGCCTGAAGTCAATTCGGGAAGACTTGACTTCACGACCGAGGGATTGGGGAAAGGTGGGGTCTGGCTCGGTGCGCCCCATCCATCGTCCCCACCCCGCGGGAACCCCGCCCAGATCTGGCAGAGCTGTGGGCGATCCCGGGCGGGTGAAGAGGCGGGGAGAAGCCGCGAGGCTGaaggcggggcgggcggcggccgGACCAGCCAATAGGCGGCTTTCCAGCGGCTGAGCCGAGAGAGGGCAGGGGCGCCGCCACCGGCACCACCGCCTCCTAAGTTCCCCCTTCTGGATGCGCGGCCCGGGTCGGTTGGTCGCTCCGgtccgcgccccccccccaaccccccgccggCGCAGAGGGGCCTGAAGAGGCCGGAGGAGCGGACAAGGGACGGGATTTCCGAGGAAGGGGAGAGGACGGGCGCCCCACCCGCTCGGAGGGTGGGGGGCTCGGTGAACGATGAagggccggcggcggcggcgccgggaGTACTGCAAGTTCGCGCTGCTGTTGGTGCTGTACACGCTGGTGCTGCTGCTCATCCCCTCCGTGCTGGACGGCGGCCGCGACGGTGACAAGGGCGCTGGGCACTGCCCAGGCGTGCAGCGCAGCCTGGGAGTCTGGAGcctggaggcggcggcggcgggcgagCGCGAGCAGGGCGGGGAGGCGCGGCCGGCTGAGGAGGGCGGCAACGCGGGCCTGTCCCCCGGGGTTCCGGGCAACTTCAGCGGCGCCGTCGGGGAGGCGGTGTCGCGCGAGAAGCAGCACATCTACGTGCATGCCACCTGGCGCACAGGCTCGTCGTTCCTGGGCGAGCTCTTTAACCAGCACCCGGACGTTTTCTACTTGTATGAGCCCATGTGGCATCTGTGGCAGGCGCTGTATCCGGGCGACGCCGAAAGCCTGCAGGGCGCGCTGCGCGACATGCTGCGCTCGCTCTTCCGCTGCGACTTCTCGGTCCTGCGGCTGTACGCGCCACCGGGGGACCCGGCCGCGCGCGCCCCGGGCGCGGCCAATCTCACCACGGCCGCCCTTTTTCGCTGGCGGACCAACAAGGTCATCTGTTCGCCGCCGCTGTGCCCCGGCGCCCCCCGTGCCCGCGCTGAGGTCGGCCTCGTCGAGGATGCCGCCTGCGAGCGCAGCTGCCCGCCCGTGGCTCTGCGCGCCTTGGAGGCCGAGTGCCGCAAGTACCCGGTGGTAGTCATCAAGGACGTGCGCCTCCTCGACCTGGGCGTGCTGGTGCCTCTGCTGCGTGACCCCGGCCTCAATCTGAAGGTGGTGCAACTTTTCCGCGACCCGCGGGCCGTGCACAACTCGCGCCTCAAGTCCAGGCAGGGGCTGCTGCGCGAGAGCATCCAGGTGCTGCGCACCCGCCAGCGGGGTGACCGCTTCCACCGCGTGCTACTGGCGCACGGCGTGGGCGCTCGGCCCGGGGGCCAGTCCCGTGCCCTGCCTGCCGCGCCGCGCGCGGACTTCTTCCTGACCGGCGCGCTCGAGGTGATCTGCGAAGCCTGGCTGCGCGACCTGCTGTTCGCGCGCGGCGCGCCCGCCTGGCTGCGGCGCCGCTACCTGAGGCTGCGCTACGAGGACCTGGTGCGGCAGCCGCGCACCCAGCTGCGCCGCCTGCTGCGCTTCTCCGGGCTGCGCGCGCTCGCCGCCCTCGACGCCTTTGCGCTCAACATGACGCGGGGCGCGGCCTACGGCGCCGACCGACCTTTCCACCTGTCGGCGAGGGACGCCCGCGAGGCCGTGCACGCCTGGCGCGAgcgcctgagcagagagcaggttCGCCAGGTGGAGGCGGCCTGCGCTCCAGCCATGCGCCTGCTGGCCTACCCTCGCAGTGGAGAGGAGGGCGACCTGGAGCAACCCGTGGACGAGGAGAGCCCGCCTGACACTGAGGCCGATGGCGCCACGTAGGCTGCTCCCTCACACGCGCCCGCGGGACGGATCCGGGTA
Coding sequences:
- the CHST7 gene encoding carbohydrate sulfotransferase 7, with the translated sequence MKGRRRRRREYCKFALLLVLYTLVLLLIPSVLDGGRDGDKGAGHCPGVQRSLGVWSLEAAAAGEREQGGEARPAEEGGNAGLSPGVPGNFSGAVGEAVSREKQHIYVHATWRTGSSFLGELFNQHPDVFYLYEPMWHLWQALYPGDAESLQGALRDMLRSLFRCDFSVLRLYAPPGDPAARAPGAANLTTAALFRWRTNKVICSPPLCPGAPRARAEVGLVEDAACERSCPPVALRALEAECRKYPVVVIKDVRLLDLGVLVPLLRDPGLNLKVVQLFRDPRAVHNSRLKSRQGLLRESIQVLRTRQRGDRFHRVLLAHGVGARPGGQSRALPAAPRADFFLTGALEVICEAWLRDLLFARGAPAWLRRRYLRLRYEDLVRQPRTQLRRLLRFSGLRALAALDAFALNMTRGAAYGADRPFHLSARDAREAVHAWRERLSREQVRQVEAACAPAMRLLAYPRSGEEGDLEQPVDEESPPDTEADGAT